The nucleotide window TAATCTGCTTTTCTTTAAAATTGTCCGTCCAAACATTAACGCCTGTTACCCATTCTGATTTTTCTTTGCTGTGGGTATAGCTTGCTTCCGTAAAAGTGGCTGTTTGTGTTCCCTCAAACTCGTAATTGGGAATAGCTGTATTGCGGTTAAAATAACTTACGCTGTTCTTTATCTGTACAAAACTGTTTTCGTTTACAGTATGGTCAAAAACAAATTGGGTAGAATAGCGTTGTGTTTTGTTTTCTTCAAAATATTGGTGTGTGTTATCGCCTTTGCCTTTGATGTAAAGCATATCGCCACCCAAACGGTTTTCAATGGTGGTGTTAATACCAAAGTTCATTTTTGTTTTATCATTGAAGTAAACAAATAATTTAGGGTTCAGTACATACCTTTCAAATTTAGGAATGGCAGAAAGCCCGATTTGTGCAGGGTCGTAAGCTCCATTACGATTATGCGAAGCAAATATTGTTGTTCCGATTTTCTTAAACTTCTGTCCGTAAAAACCGTTGATGTCTAAACCTCTGCCCGATGTTCCGTTTAAATGAAAACGCAAATCCCTTTCTTCCGTTGGTGTCTTGGAAATCAGGTTTACCAAACCTGCTATTGCTCCACCACCGTACAGCGTAGATGTTGAACCCTTAATAACTTCAACCTGCTTTAAGTCAAGCGGTGGAATTTGCAACAAGCCTAACCCACTTGAAGCACCCGAATAAATAGGAAAACCGTCTTTTAAAATTTGCGTATATCGTCCGTCAAGCCCTTGAATACGAATACTTGCGTTGGCACTTGTGGGCGATGTGGTTTGTACGTGAATACCTGTACTCTCACTCAAAAGCATACGAATATCCCCTGCTTTCATATTGCCTTTTTCGTCTAACTCCTCACTTCCTATAAACTCAATGCGTGTAGGGATATTTTGTATAGTTCTTGTACTTCTTGTTGATGAAATAACAATACCGTCTAACTCCGTTGAACTTTCATAAAGTAAAATCTCAATCGGGGTTGTATCTGCTAACGGAAAATTAAAGCTGTCGGTACGTTGGGCAAAACCAATATAACTAAATTGAATTTCCTGTAAACCGTTTGGAATACCTGTTAATATGATTTGTCCGTTTTCATCGGAAGTTGTTCCGATTGTTGTGCCTGTAATCTGTGCAGTTACACCCATTAAAGGCTCTTTTTTCTCGCTGTCTTTTATTACAGCTTTGAATGTATTTTGTGCATATACACAAAGGTTGAGTGCCATAAAAAATGACACAATGAGTATTTTTTTCATTGTAAAAATGATACTTAATGTGAATAAATAAATGATAGTGGTGCGATACACCACTTGCAATTAGTTTGTGCCGAAAGCACTATACATTAAGCAAGTTGTGGGGGATGCCAAACGGAAAAGGGAAAATCAGAAATAGGTGGTGTTGGCATTGTGCCTAATTTTCTTTGCGGTTCTTTTACTGAATGTGTGATAGAGAAATGAAAAGTAGTTAAAACAAATCCTGTACAGGTATTACAGCTAAAAAATGGCGAACAACATCCCTTATTGCAATCTTGGTCGTCCTGTTCGTTTTGTCCTTGCTCGGTGGTATGTTCCTGCATACATTTATCCTCAATAAAAGTCGGTACGGCTGATAACAGCAATACATAGACGGCTAATATTAAAGATATAAATTTCATTCTGCAAAGTTAGATAAAAATTGATTGTGCTGCCTCGCAAACTTTATTTTGGTTTTTAAAGCTAATAGGCTTAGTTATCGTTGTTGTTCCGTTTTTACTTCCTGTTGTTTTTTCTCTCTATCTTTTTTCATTTGCGAATACGACCAAATGAAAAGAATACCGATAATAATCAAAGCGTAGGCAATCCACTTGCCAACACGTTCTATAAAACGGATAAATACAGATGCTTCAAAGCTCGAAAAACCCTCCGCACCTACAGCATTACGTCTGTAAAATTTCCTGCGGCTTATCCAATAGATAAGCCCTATCCCGATAACAAGCGGAATAATACCAAGCACTAATTGAGCAGTAACCGCATCCATATTGATTATAATTATATCAAG belongs to Chryseobacterium gleum and includes:
- a CDS encoding TonB-dependent receptor, with product MKKILIVSFFMALNLCVYAQNTFKAVIKDSEKKEPLMGVTAQITGTTIGTTSDENGQIILTGIPNGLQEIQFSYIGFAQRTDSFNFPLADTTPIEILLYESSTELDGIVISSTRSTRTIQNIPTRIEFIGSEELDEKGNMKAGDIRMLLSESTGIHVQTTSPTSANASIRIQGLDGRYTQILKDGFPIYSGASSGLGLLQIPPLDLKQVEVIKGSTSTLYGGGAIAGLVNLISKTPTEERDLRFHLNGTSGRGLDINGFYGQKFKKIGTTIFASHNRNGAYDPAQIGLSAIPKFERYVLNPKLFVYFNDKTKMNFGINTTIENRLGGDMLYIKGKGDNTHQYFEENKTQRYSTQFVFDHTVNENSFVQIKNSVSYFNRNTAIPNYEFEGTQTATFTEASYTHSKEKSEWVTGVNVWTDNFKEKQITAFPLRDYNQTTFGAFVQNSFKATDWLQLETGLRTDYVIDYGAVFLPRVSALFKIANGLTSRIGGGFGYKTPTIFTEESERIQYQNVMPIDDNTNKLEKSYGANADINYRTNIGDDWTFSINHLFFYTYLDNPLLLQNITANTYQFINSSGYIHTKGTETNIKIGYDDFKLFLGYTFTDTRLIENGTNTENPLTPKHRINSVLMYEIEDKWKIGLEAYYFSPQKLNDGTTGKDYVICGFMAEKIWERFSLYINFENFFDTRQTRFDNIYTGTITNPVFKDIYAPLDGFVINGGIKFRL